The DNA segment TCCGATCGCTGACCACAGACCCGCTGCCCAGGTCCGAGTTCAACGAGTCGAAGTGTCTCTCGTAGTCGGCCAGCGACATGTCGACCGACGGAGGAGGACGGGACACAAGAGCAGGCCCAGAGACAGACGACTCTCCCCCGAAGAGCGCGGCTACACCCCGCACAGGTCCACCATGACAGCTCAACAAGCTCCACAGGCGAAGGCTCAACGTTCCAGCAGAGCCCTCAACCCGCCAAGTTCCCCGAAACACCCCGAAAACCGACCGAGCGACATGCAGGTTACTTTTACTTCTGTCAAGCGTAACGCGATAAAAAATGAATACTAGCGAACTTTtgaaactttcaaaataaaagcggcaGCGCCGTACTTGCGCTGCGTCACCTTATTATGGAAGTAGTAAATATTCATATCCGTTGCCAGTGAAAGTGTTTAGGATTGACGAAAACGGAGCAAAAACACCACGAATCAACAAGTGATGccgattattaaaaaaaacctttaaatcatttttttttattttaaggcaCGAAAGGTTAGTTTCCGGTGTTAGCTGTCAAACTGAAATCTCAAAATCGACTTCCGACgtttcatatttttcattttcaagtatTCTTTCATGTCGCAATGAGATCAATTCGTGTTTTGACTTAACATACGCTTTTATTATAGTGATATGTATTTATTCTAATAGAATACATGATTGCTACACGAATATATACACTGATAATAACAATTTCCCTCTGAGTTTTGCATGTTCTCTCCATGCTATGTTATTTATTTGGTGTTGTTTGAACGCTTCAAAAGGCTGGAAAAGGGCCTTCAATGCGAAGCTGTGGTTTTTCAGGAGGTATTTTCTCACACAGGTGATGAAGAATGTTGCTGACAAAGACTTTTTTGTTTGACTGAGGAATCACATGTGAGACTTCTAAAAAGCTGGGACACCTTTAaagacacagtcacacacacgccCCACGCACTCTTATCTGTGGTTACATTGCGGATCAATAAGCAGCAGGATAATGGAGGACCAACAGCAGCGGCCAGAAGCCGACGGGGAAATGTCGTTTGACCAAAAGGTTTATGAGGAATGCACGACACGGACCTGGGGATCCTCCAGGTTCCAGCAAGGTAGCATCAGCAACACTTCTAGACGGATGTTTGAGCCTTGAAAGTGAGTCTGTTTGCAGATCCCCAGAACCGAcggcttctcctcctcagtttgggCCTGTTGAACGTTGCCCTGCTTCTAGCTGCTGTTGTCATCGGCGTTTTCTGTGAGTTCTTTTACTCTCATGTTAAGGGCTGAATTATCAGGGTGGAAGCCGAGAAACTAACCCTGTGTCTCCATAGGTGCCAAGGCCGACAGGACGAACCAGCTCATAACTGACTCGGCCGTCACTCCCCTCGTCATCGAACTCAACTTTCTCCGCAACCAGAGCGCCATCGTCCAAGAGAGACTGGGAGCCGAGGTCGCCATCGCGGCGGAGGAGAAGCTCCTCATGGAACTCTCactgcagctgaagcagctgaacATCCAAGGCGACGCTCTGCAGAAGCAGATCGAGGAGTTTCACAACAAGAAGGCAAATCTGCTGGCTCAGCAAAAAAATTTAGGTAAaagagccacttcctgttttgctcaccacagtttcaaaacaGCAGTTTGGTTTTGGATGGTGGTTCTCCGTGGTCTGGCACTGGAATGGTTGGGTCAAAGTGCCAGACATATCCAGTCTGTTGGAGTTGGTATTTCCAAGTTGTCCAGTGGGATTGGCTCCACCGAGGAGTgggattcaatgaaaaatagaTTGTCTTCCCTTACGGACCGCAATACTTCTCCCTTCCAAGTTAAGGGGTGAGCAGCAACTGACACCAAtccttccatcctcctcctgaCAGAGGAGAGCTGCAGCCGGTGCCAGCTCGGATGGACCTACCTGAACTCCAACTGCTATTACCTTTCTGTCTCCTCCGACAACCAGCCCAAGAACTGGCCAGACAGCCGGGCAGACTGCGTCAGTCGAGGAGGAAGCCTGCTTGTGGTCGATAACTTGGCGGAGCAGGTGGGTACTAAGTCCTTTTAAAGGGTTTACCCCTCTTTCAAAAAACCACCTGGATTCTTCATGTATAGACCTACGTACCTGTCTCCAAATCTGCAGTCTGTTCCTGAGCCAGTCCACATGATTTTTGAGGGACTGCTATGGATCCAACTCCCTAGATTGTCATCACTGCCATTTATTGTTTGGCAGTGAGTCCAAAAAAATGACATCTCTGTTGTTCTTCTACAGCAACTTATAAGCAACAACATGCCAAAATTCATACCTGGTATTTCCTGGAGGGACCGCGGCTCATGGATCGGCCTCACAGACCAAGTGACAGAAGGGACATGGGTCTGGGTCAACAATGTCACGGAGGCGGAGACGATGTAAGGCATTCAAGTGCCACACACGACCCTCGGGTCAGACGTCAACTGGACAGAACAACATAGAAAACCCACATATCTTATCTCTCATTTCAAGCTACTGGAGAAGCGGCGAGCCGGTGAAACACAGCACACACGGTGGAAACTGTGTGGCTCTTTTTTACTTCGCCGACACCACCAAAACATGGTACACCGCCGActgccagcagcagctgctccactggATCTGCGAGATGGAGCCGCGTCAACCCTGAAGACTTAAAGAATAAAAACCTTCTGAGCCACACTGTTGTTCCTCATCGCCAGAGATTCAATGTTGACCTGAAAATCTCTTCGCCGGTTGTTAATATTTAACTCGCTGtttggtttttgtgtttgtgatgttgCGTAAAGTCCGAGCGAATGCGCTTAGACTCATCCGACAGTGTTGGTTAAAAATGGAGGCCAAGGAAGTCGGGCGTCTGGACACCTCGTATGACAAGCTGGTGTGCAATGAGGCGGCCGACGAGGACTGTCCCGGTGTCAACCAGGGGAAACAGAAAGGTACCTTTACGCCGAGAAATCGCTTGACTGGTGCCAATAGGGGACATGGTTGTGTTGTTAGTACCGTCTTCTCACGGATTCATTTTGTACACAGAGAGACCGTGGTTCAAGAGTTGCCCCGATTTCTTTATAAAACTATGGATTATTATAGCTGTTATTATGaagtttgatatatatatatatataaaaagaagaaggagatgGGTAATGGATATTGGCAAAGTTAAAAAGTTTACTGACTCCTGCAGTACAATTCACTTACGTTGAATAACCAGAGCATTGATCTCCAGGAGTCAAATTGCCTTAAACAGCTTTGAGTCAATCTCACTTAGCATTTTTGAGACTCCAATGTATTGTGAGTCTGTCTGGCTTCCTGTTGACTGAGTAACTGACTGACTAAAAACCACTTCCTCTCGAGTGATCTAAGCACTATGCCGAGTCGGATGCCAACACGGATGAGCAACACACACCTTcaatttcagcaaaaaaaaaatcggacTCACTTCAATAGAAGTGAGAACGGCTCTAAGGCTTGGACACCAATGTAACCACCTTCAAAACTTCAAAGCAGTATTTGGCTTCACCTGCTGCCCTCGCCGTCAGCCATCTGACTCCTCAAACTCAATCTCAAGCAAAATAATACAGTTCGaatcaccaagcaaaacaatgaaagtgAACCGTAATATTTAAACCTTTGGTTGCTATGGTGAGAAACAGTGCTGAGgtgggtaaaaaaaatgtatttgccaGTGGAATTTCGCGCACGTACCGACGTAGTACTGATGTTTTTGATTGATTTCTGTTCTCTCAAGTGTCCATGTCGATGTTGAGACCCACCTCCATCTTGTACCACCAGAAAGTGCTGGTCATTGCCCTGGCAGTGTTGGCCAGCGTTCTGCTGGCTGTAGATATCGGCCTGGGGGTCTATTGTGAGTACAGCTGTGcaagtgacctttgacctccatcAATCAATCGAGATCGCATCCCTCCAGACGCTCAACTCAGCAACGCGCCACGGACGGTGCAGGACATCAAGAACGAGATTGGCAAAATGAAGAGCTCCTACAGGGCTCAGATCCAGCAAAGAGACAAAGCCAAGCAACAACTGCAGGCCATGGGCAACCAGAAGCGGATGAAAAACTGGGAGCACGAGCACCTGACCAAGAGGATCAAGGACTACCAACTGCGTGCAGACCTGGCTGAAACAGAAGTAATAGGGTTGGAGGCTCACTTGCCGCTGCTCAGTAATGAAACTCGCTCACCCACAACCACGGCTTCTAGGCGAGAACCTCAcgctcttgttgttgttgttgtggtcgACAGAGGAAGGATGCAGACATTGCCAGCCAGGATGGCACTACATCAGATCTTCctgcttctttttctccttcttgAGTGACACCCCTGTCAAACCGTGGGGGGAGGCGCGGAACTACTGCCAGCACAACGGTGCCACCCTGGTCGTCGTGGACAGCAGAGAGAAACAGGTGATTTCCGTGGTCGTtgcttctgctcctcagagGTGAGTTGAAGGTTGCGAGGCTCAGACTGGCCTCTCCTCCCCTCACTAGCCACCTCACTTGGGTTGTCCTGAAGGAGTAGAGGCtccactttgagtctctccaggAAGAACACCCTGCAGAGAAACTCATTTCTTCTTCTACATACATGTGACATCTCACCTATATTTCTGATGGTCTCAGCTGGAACTAAATGAAGTGATATATCCCTCACGATCACGGGTGCGGCTTGGAATCTGGATTGGACTGGATGACATGGAAGAGGAGGGCATATGGAGGTGGCCCGACAGAACCCGGCTGGTGGAAGGGTAAAGACTGACCCAACACCAGCATGTTTTATCGGGCTAAAATGACACATAATAGTGTGAAAATACAAATGTGATAGCACATTATGATTATCATATTATTTCAATAACATGATTAGAAATTTTAGGCAATAAAATTGAGATTTTCGGTTGGCAGGTTCTGGAATGACGGCGAGCCCAACAACCTCAACCAGGAGAACTGTGTAGAAATAAATGTGATCAGAGAAAACCCCTTCAAAAGCTGGAACGATTGCCGATGCACACAACCCAGGAACTGGATCTGTGAAAAGCTCCCCACATTGAGTTGACATATATATGCTGTCAAACATTTTGTCCTTCTTTATGGAAGCTCATTTTGATCTACAAAAATACAAACGTATCAAAAGATACAGCAATAAATACAACTTTTACACCTGCTCTAGATTCTAGCTTCCTCGGATATACCGTAGTGCTAACACACAATACCCCGCTCCCTCACACTCTACAACATGGCGAAGTGTTCTCGTAGCTGCTTGAGCAGCTGCTGGGTGTTGGCGTGTTCTGGGAAAGCGTCTTCTGACTTGAGCGCTGAGATGTAGCTGCTCTGCAGGTCTCCCATCTGGACGTGGAGGAAGAAGATTGATTTAAGAGTCAAATCTTTTCTGCGGTTCACTCAAGCGCGCTACCTTTTCCGAGAGGATGGAGAGATTGTAGTGCGGCTCATACATGTGTGGGGAGAGAGACGCGGCCGTCTGGAGGAACGCTTTGGACTGAAACACAACATGACAGTTAGCTTAGCATATGCGAAAGCTTTATTCCCTTTAGCTGCAGTCGTGCTGGAGGCGACACCTCTGATCTGATCGCTATCTTGAAAGGATTGCTCACAAGGTGCCCAGGCTGTGGGCACTAGTACACTGGAATAATACTGTATCTCAAGGCCACATGTTTAGAGGGGTCTGGTTCACGGAGCCCAAAACTAGATGGACCTCTTGTCGGATTCATGGCAGTGTGAGGACTCAGGGCTTTATTCTAAGACAGTAGCACAATGAGAACGGTCTTGAACTAcagaccagtctggacacagttcctagatgctattgaagaaatattagaaataacgTGAATAAGTGATCATTTAGTCacattctattctccaaatcattaaacggtcagtcctttgtcttgtgtgatgaaaaaccttttcactattctctctcctaaaatggttgtttttcattgccctactgaagatttcactaatactttacgctttagaatttgttgatggtccctaactgatgccgggtcgtagcattagcgctgcctgtgagagtgtgtccacgatcactGAACCCTAATAGGGACGTTggagaggacgccgccgccaacaCCGGaac comes from the Synchiropus splendidus isolate RoL2022-P1 chromosome 16, RoL_Sspl_1.0, whole genome shotgun sequence genome and includes:
- the LOC128747197 gene encoding CD209 antigen-like isoform X1; its protein translation is MLRKVRANALRLIRQCWLKMEAKEVGRLDTSYDKLVCNEAADEDCPGVNQGKQKVSMSMLRPTSILYHQKVLVIALAVLASVLLAVDIGLGVYYAQLSNAPRTVQDIKNEIGKMKSSYRAQIQQRDKAKQQLQAMGNQKRMKNWEHEHLTKRIKDYQLRADLAETEVIGLEAHLPLLKEGCRHCQPGWHYIRSSCFFFSFLSDTPVKPWGEARNYCQHNGATLVVVDSREKQLELNEVIYPSRSRVRLGIWIGLDDMEEEGIWRWPDRTRLVEGFWNDGEPNNLNQENCVEINVIRENPFKSWNDCRCTQPRNWICEKLPTLS
- the LOC128747197 gene encoding CD209 antigen-like protein A isoform X2; this translates as MTSWCAMRRPTRTVPVSTRGNRKKVLVIALAVLASVLLAVDIGLGVYYAQLSNAPRTVQDIKNEIGKMKSSYRAQIQQRDKAKQQLQAMGNQKRMKNWEHEHLTKRIKDYQLRADLAETEVIGLEAHLPLLKEGCRHCQPGWHYIRSSCFFFSFLSDTPVKPWGEARNYCQHNGATLVVVDSREKQLELNEVIYPSRSRVRLGIWIGLDDMEEEGIWRWPDRTRLVEGFWNDGEPNNLNQENCVEINVIRENPFKSWNDCRCTQPRNWICEKLPTLS